Part of the Mytilus edulis chromosome 9, xbMytEdul2.2, whole genome shotgun sequence genome, ACTAATTATATTGTGTTTTTCAGCTGCTGGAATGTCTACAGTTTCTTCAGTTATTGCCAAAACGAACGATTCAAGTGAAGGTAAACATTTTAACTTCTGAAATTATTGGTGtctaaaaatttacaagttaACAGCCTTTTTTGTTACTGATTATGTGCTGCTTATATATAAACATTGTAGCACTTCACAGTGACCAGATTGGGTTCCAGCTTTTCATCAATTTCAACAGCATCCTTGAAAGTTATATGTATAGTAATATAAACACTTATACTTTATGAATGTTTCTTTCATTCTGAGAAATTTTGCTTTCCAATCGTTGGAAATGCCTGCTCGGCATCTCTTGTATATCTTTTTTGGTCTTAATTCATCTGTGTGCATCTTTGCTGTCAAGTTTATTATTCATTCTTATCAACGTAGGACCGAACGCTTAGGACAAAAAGTAACACAAATTATCTTCTATTCTTCAAATAACAACTTTATTGTTTGAGGTGTATGAAATAGTTGATTTTGATCTCCTGTATGACCCTTGCATTTTGTTTAGATATTCTAGCGTCTTTTCCATTACTAGAGGAAGAGCAGTTCATGCGTAACCTTCAAAAGAAGATTTCATTTACcatttaactttattttctgtAGATGTTTTATCATAGATGATGTCTTCTCGCTAAACAAACGAAAGCCTATTTTAAATGGAACTATTCCATCAAATAAAAGAGGATACCACATAATATTGTTTAGTCTGTTTCACATATTGGCTTATATCTTTTGATTGACATCAAGGACCGGGTAAGATCAAGACTTTACGACAAACCAGAGCGATGAAAACAGATATCCAGTTGTAAAATTtccttatatacatgtatgtggcaAAATTGAAGCAGACCATGCACTTtgagtatatacatatatacaagtcGTAATTGAAAAAAACGTTCAAttctatgattgcgttggataaaaataattgtatacgTGCGCatggaaaacaatttttttggtAGAGGTgtttaaatacagcacaaacaacattttccaaaagaccaaaaaagttcaaaagtatattttaacaaaacgtatttaactaacaggtcgaacaacggatgttcttaaaccctgctgactgcgatagcgattgccaaataaacggATCAACAGATGTAacaaaatgatctttttattaattgaataccaaacagaaaacaataaaaagcGGAAAAGATGGTATACCGCAAACATGAGGTGCACAAATTGGTACACCATAtctggatttcgacaattaatgtctcttcggtgatttcaaatataatacaagcccaaatgaaaaaaatataaacaattctaaattgaaaacaacgttcaaacctatgattgcgttcgaaaaaaaccgcaattttttttactgtgcatgcaaaacaaatttcttggtagaggggtctaaatacagcacaaacaacattttcgaaAAGACCCAAAAAagtgaaaatgtatattttaacaaaacgcatttatatatacacatatagattgcctaacaatgtaattttaacacactatttagtatgtaaatataagaatgtttaaaatatttacaaaatgatgaaaataaacgcaatatttcgctagaccaactagctttatcaagcgtgcatctatccaggtgaaatcggatgtagatgataagaaacttttgcagctcaacgtctgtgttgcactgaactgccttcaaaataagaaaattttgcagctcaatgtatatgacctcttgcatttagctgctttgaaaataagaaaattttgcagctcaatgtacatgttgcacttggatttagctaccttaaaaatacataattggttgttgaagttagcaacgtccataggcacttatatatacacatatatatatacatttgtatatcataaagaggttgagtcttatgtagacgaaacgcgcgtctggcgtattaaatcataatcctggtacctttgataactattctatcattttttttccCATAAAGATAAAGTATTGCTGCTTACATAGAAGATGATATTCCAAATGTTCAAAATGGTTAAGTGAAGTcaatagttaattttttttaaaacgctGTTGTGATTTGGTTGACCAGTAGGGAATATCTGTATCATCAATTACCACAGAATACCGACATATTCAAATTGTTCAAGCCAAACCCCAGTCCTCAATATCTCGATTTATATATTACTTGATGCATATTATCATCTTCTGTTTACTTGCAATAAACATCATGCCGAGTGCCATTTAATTACAGTTTAGGAACATGTCAGATTATCCCTGCTTTCTTTAAGtacgtgttgcttagtctatagttaacggtatgggctttgctaattgttaaaggctgtacggtgacacataattgttaatttctgtatcatttggtctcctgtggatagttgtctcattggcaatcataccacatcttcttttgttgaTATGTAACGTTTTGTAAACTGTAAACTGCTGTTTCGATAATTCTTTGTTCATGGTTTCCTTTTATGTCAGATGCTTGGTATTTTTCTTAGATTTGTGATATTTTCATTATACCCTTGGAAGCTTTTTCCTTTCATCGAATGTGcacattacatttttttatgaacTCTTATCAAGTGAGGTATAAATTTTATTGAACTCATGCTTACAGAAAAAACTTTCATTTTAGCACATTTATTCTATTCACTCATATTTCAACAAGTTGACAAATATAATCAAATGTCTTTCGTGAGctgtatcatattttttatattttttattctgcATGAATCCAATACAAACTTCTAGTTAATCCATGGCATTCAGTTCAATAATTACCTATATATTAGATACGATTCTGAAAAAACAATAGTTTGATTCTTCTGTAGAAAGTAAAACATGATAAGactaaaaaattgtttttagaaTCCATCAATTGCAATGTTTATTAAAGTTTCGATTGTTCCATATATTTTAGCAGTTTGTATTACCTAAAATAAGCAGACTTCATATTTCAACGGAAACTATTTCAGTCTCAACATAAAATTTGATAATAACTTCGGTTCAACATTCATTTCTTTGTAATCATCCATAgatactattaaaaaatattcaTCATGTATTTGTTTTAGCTGCGGAAAACACAACAGTTGGATCAGTTACTTCACCAAGAGACGTACCAAGAGCAAGTAGGTCTTAACTCTTAATACAACAAGAATAAGAATCAATGATTCTCTCTTCAGTAAAAGACTCAGATATTATTTTTGATCCCTGTATTTCGTCAGATTAAATAGAGTTGACATCAAATTGTtccataactttttttttataattctgtaGTTAAGGTATTGTTGCTGCATGACGAAACACGACATTGTTATGGGAAACATTAATTCTAGATAACAGACAATTTCAGCATAACTACACTTACACTTGCCTTTAGTTACAGCATATTTATCTTTGATTTATTCCAATCACCAAAATATGCGATTTTCGTAATTTAAAAATCGGTTGAATATTTTCCATCAATtggtttgaaaacaaaattgtttgaataaCGGAACTTTGAAATCACGTCGTCTGTACTTGTACATGTTTGAAGGATTGATATTTTTCTATAGTAAcagttaaaaaaacaataattattgTAAGTGTTGCTTTCACTTAAAAATATTTGGCGTATCTCTGTGCTAAAATGATATGTTAATAACAATGATAGAAATGGCAAATAACGTGACACAGACACGTGACGATTTATTCTAAGATTGCAATTTTGTCCTATTTAAACTATGAACCTTGCAAAATCTTATTCATGGTTCAAGTTCacaaatgcattatttttgttttttttttataacatttaggcGTGAAAATATGTAATTCATACATATGTACGTATGTTCATGTTAAGAAGATTCCATAGTGATTTTTAACTAAATGATATTGGTGAAGTATAAGTCAATGGAAGGATAATGGTGAATCGATATGTGTAATAAACATCACAAAAGGCGACAAGTAATTTATAGTGTCTATCAGTTGCATCATGGGACAAGATGAaggaaacaaataatatttttaccTCTCCATGAGGGAACTGGCATGCATTTTACAATAGATTCTACGGGAGTCATTTTTCTCAGCGTGAGTTTTAAAGTGCATTCTATAGATTATATTTCCCATCTGCtgttaataaaacaataattattgTTGCTTTCACTTAAAAATATTTGGCGTATCTCTGTGCTAAAATGATATGTTAATAACAATCATAGAGATGGCAAATAACGTGACACAGACACGTGACGATTGATtctaaaattgcaattttgtccTATTCAAACTATGAACCTTGCAAAATCTTATTCATGGTTCAAGTTCACAAAtgcattgttttctttttttttttttttttatcatatttaggTGTGAAAATATGTAATTcatacattattttcatattgagAAGCAGGTGGGAAATATAATCTATAAAATGCACTTTAAAACTCACGCTGAGAGAAGGAGAAACATTTActactgtatttgtagtattttataaaatgaataagtattatatgtattttaatagtctctcataattcttttaagaatggcacatacatatatttattttttttaaatatgtttactgtatatttaattttataattgtatcgtgttttaatcatgttgtatgtggtgagactttaataaactattgaatctgaatctgaatctgcTATTAACCGGTTGTCCTCTTTCATATCCCACCATTATTCAACAAATGTGAGAGGTTCGtgagatttcaaatatttagacaTGGAAGTTAAAACTCTATATATAGCCATTTCACCTTTGAGGCGGAGATTATTATGATAATCAAATGTTATGTTCGAGACAATGATAGCAATATTTTTATGGCCGATATATTAATACATTGATTAATTTCTTTACAGTAAGTGATACCAGTGTAACAAATGATACCAGTGGTACAAATATTTTAGCAACAGGTAAAGACTATTTTACGCTTATTATGTCTTACTTGTGAACATTAGATTATCTATATCGATATAAGATAGAACTGGAAGATACAGAGGGGACATTCAAAACTGATACGACGACGGAAAACTGGCCACACCATTGCGAAACAAACAGAGACGAAAAGAATACCATttaccccacagtttaaattggcatgcatttaccAGACATTAAAAAACAAAGCTTAATTAGATCAAATGTATCCACACAAAACAAATACATTAAGAATTAATAAATTATCTAGTGCTTAGAAAGCATAACAATCCAAAATGTGGCCTTCGCATGTAAcaacaaattttgaaataaaattattcccTGTTGCCTCCAACCGATAACTGTAAAGGCTATgtcatattattatttgtttacattttgcagGTTTAGTTGTAGGTTTGGTTATTTGTGGTTTATTACTAGCATGCGCTGTAATTGTGATAGTTGTTCTCATTAGAAGGtatgtttatataaatttataCTTTGAGTGTTTTCAATATTCCTTCTTGAAATGTTCCACGTAATGTTCATTATATTTGGTAGCTTATAATTCCTAACTccttttcaaattgatatttgattctaattaataaaaaaaatcgtataTATGCGTGAAGTTTTCTTGTGGAAATAATGTTTGCATATTTCTATTACACTACAAAAATGGAATCCATTAGAACTAAAGCAATATACTCtttatgcatgattttttaaGGTTAATAAATTATACagatgacttttttttacatagtgCATTTGAGTCATAATACAAAAATACTTCTATACGTAATGTTTATTGAAGGCGTACATTCAAGAGCAGACCAAtagaaaaaataagaaacactctAGGAGGAAGTCAAGATATAGCTGTACCACTAATTACCGCTAATCATTCCAGACTTATGCAAGACGATGGCAAAAATATTCATACTGCATTTGCAGTGCGTCGGAACACAACACTATCAGACAATCAAGCTCTAAATAACGGTTACTATTCGAAGGTGGATCAGACAGCTGAACAAACTTTACAATTTAATGAGACTAAAGACGACGGAACTAGAACAACAGACAGTAATATGGCATTAGATCCATCCGTCACAGGTTTCAATCGAAATTTGTCTAACACTCCTTCAGTTTATGAGTTTGCAAAGCCTGTTGGGGATTCAGAGAACAACATTGGCGATGAGGATCGATATGGTTTCACTGCTGAAGGAGTCTACAATCATGCGGGAAGTAATCGTCACGAGGAATCAGAGAACAACATTGGCGATGAGGATCGATATGGTTTCACTGCTGAAGGAGTCTACAATCATGCGGGAAGTAATCGTCACGAGGAATCAGAGAACAACATTGGCGATGAGGATCGATATGGTTTCACTGCTGAAGGAGTCTACGATCATTCGGGAAGTAATCGTCACGAGGAATCAGAGAATAACATTTATAACAATTCCGTTGATACCATTTATGACTCCGGAAGTCATAAAATAAATGACGAAACGAGAGAAGATGGCGATGAGGATCAATATGTTTTATCTGATGAAAGAGTCTACGATCATTCGAGAATCATTAGTCACAATGAATCAGAGGATAATAATTGTAACAATGCCGTTGATACTATTTATGACTCCGGAAGTCATAAAATAAATGACGAAACGAGAGAAGATACATATGATCATTTCTTCGGACAAAAAACAGAAGATCAATATGATATCTCAACAAGGACATGACCCCCATACAATAGAcatgtaatatatgtatatagataTTCTGTACTCGGATATTCAGATATTCTAACACAACAGGTGATAccttgtaaataaatatttggtagtagtttaaaaaaaaagtccaacaCTTTTCAGTGTTCAATGTCCACAGATGTGTTCACATGCGGATTTTACATTGCAATATGTAAGGTACGATCAATGTATTTTTGACAATCATATTAATGTATCAATAAAGATCTTTTCGTGGAAAAGGGTAACAAAACCATATGGAGTAATAAACTATCTAGGAAACGAGAAAATGCcatgaaaatagtttttttaatttcgtGGACACTTAAGCCAATTATCTCCATTATTCATAGCTACCACATTATGTGTTTCGTggaatttcaaaacaaatttaatgttttataaggTTTTTAAAAACTATTTCTGTTTAATAgagttttataaataaatgactTCGAATTATACTGATCTCAGCCATGTTCTGATaacttttatttaagaattgaatgcctctttttgtaacttcattggggtgtaaaatcgttgaccgaagtacattttgacTGTTACTATATATGGTACAAAGAATATAATGGTCTTTTAGTTAGTAatgtatcattgacgtataatCTATGTCTCTTTTTTTATTGGTCACCGCTACAGTACTGATAAGacgtaatgaaaaaaaaaaaccaatcaataATCGTGTTCTTTGTTAATATACTTGTTAGATTTAAAACCTGAGACCCCATGCAAAGTATTTCACTACTCTTCCAATTAAGCTTATAGAGTATCAAATGAATGTAATTTTGTTTGAACAATTGCATGCAAATAAAGTAAACATGGCATGTAACGCTGAAAGACATTGAAGGTAAAAGTACCAAATACAAATtctgttttggaaagctacttattatgttaaaatattccctaaggtttgaagtttgtttggataAGGTATGATAAGGCCCGTTTTTTGGCccctttatt contains:
- the LOC139488978 gene encoding uncharacterized protein, whose protein sequence is MDKMKTAIVLLYIAFMDLFSGTFYVTAAGMSTVSSVIAKTNDSSEAAENTTVGSVTSPRDVPRAISDTSVTNDTSGTNILATGLVVGLVICGLLLACAVIVIVVLIRRRTFKSRPIEKIRNTLGGSQDIAVPLITANHSRLMQDDGKNIHTAFAVRRNTTLSDNQALNNGYYSKVDQTAEQTLQFNETKDDGTRTTDSNMALDPSVTGFNRNLSNTPSVYEFAKPVGDSENNIGDEDRYGFTAEGVYNHAGSNRHEESENNIGDEDRYGFTAEGVYNHAGSNRHEESENNIGDEDRYGFTAEGVYDHSGSNRHEESENNIYNNSVDTIYDSGSHKINDETREDGDEDQYVLSDERVYDHSRIISHNESEDNNCNNAVDTIYDSGSHKINDETREDTYDHFFGQKTEDQYDISTRT